The Candidatus Poribacteria bacterium genome contains the following window.
ATCCGCTACGATTTCTCTTTCAGGTCTGAACCGTTCCATCCACTGACTAATCTACATACCTTTAATTCTCCATTTGGTGGTGCGGTCCGGGGTGGGGACCTTGGTGCTATGGCAAAACTCCCAGAAATTCATAGGGATGCGATTCGTGAAAATCCGAATATGATATTCATTGTTGAGATCGCATATTTCGATGGTCGTTTTTTAAATCTTCCTGACGATTCACCGTATTGGTTCCGAAATCCCGACGGTTCGATAGCCGTTCGTGAATGGTACATAGATGAGTCCGGGAACCTGGATGGAGAACGCCTTGTCAATTTCACACATCCCGATGTTATCGAAATAATAATTCAGCGAACAATTGCAATTGCAAAGTGCGGACTGTACGATGGTATCTGGCTGGATCGTTGGCACCCTGATTTTGGTGGTGAACTGAGTCATCTCGTCTCACCAGAAGCTGAACGGAATGCAAGGCTCCAAATACTTCAAGGCATCCGGGCAAATGTCCGAGAAGATTTTTTGATTATAATCAATTCAAGGCGAGAATTTCCGCATTTTGCGCCGTATATCAATGGTGTTTTTATAGAAGCGCACGAGCCAAATCCAATCTACACATATAAAGATTTGTATCGTTTTGAGAATCTTATAGAGTGGTATGAATCGAACTTGAGAGAACCCGCTTTTACACTCTTATGGGGTCAAGCGGCGCATAAACCTCCAAGAAGCCAACGCGTAATGCGCCTCTTTACAACGTTGAGCCTGACACATTCAAATGGATATGTGTCCCTGAGTGCGGAACCTCATCCCCTTGTAACCTACTATTATGACTTCTGGGATGCGGACTTGGGCCGTCCGGTCGGTGGTGATGAAACGAAAGCGCAGCTTTATGAGAATCGCGAGGGGTTGTTTATCCGAGAGTTCACTAACGGCTGGGCGGTCTATAATCGGAGTGGTGCAGCACAAGAGATAGAACTTCCGCAGGCGGTTTCCGGCTGGTCGAGTGGTGTAAAAGATAAACGTCGGCATACGTTGGCGGATTTGGACGGCGAGATTTATTTGAAAGTAGGAACGCCTCTTACTGTGGATGTCAATAATGATGGCGTTGTGAATATACAAGATCTGGTGATTGTGGCGAATGCGTTGGGGGAAACGGAACCCGATCTGAATGGTGATGGCATTGTCAATATCCAGGATTTAGTGATTGTCGCAAATGCATTTTGATAGGACTTACGCAAGGCGCAATAATGCACTTCGCATTTGGGCGAGTACGCCGCAGAATTGCGCCACTACGAACCGGATCGCCTTTGAGAAACACACATATTTCTAAGGTTCATCTGTTTGTAGTGATGCGATTTATCGCATCTCTGCGTAAGTCCTGTTTGAAAAAGGAGATTACATTATCTTATGACAATGAGAAAAATATATCGTCCATCATTATGGTTTCAGTTGTGCCTCGCGTCCGTTGTGGGCATACTCGTCTATAATGCTTTTACCTATGCGGAAGATGCCGAAGATTGGATGCCGGATCCCCACCTACAACATGCCATCCGTGAAGCACTCGAAATCCCTGATGGTATACCGATACATCCCGCAGATATAGCGGAATTATCCCATCTACATCTAATAACAGAACACAATATTCAGCGTTTGAAAGGGCTCGAACATGCCGTGAACCTTAGGGACTTGATTATCGACAGAAGTGAAGTCTCAGATTTAGCACCCCTTGCAGGACTTGAGAATCTACAGGCCTTAAGGTTGAATTATAATCGCATCACGGATATTTCACCCCTTTCTGGGTTGGTGAACCTACAACGCTTGCAATTGCACAACAATCAAATTGTAGACATTTCACCGCTCGCAGGATTGATAGGGCTACGAGACTTACGAATGAAAAGCAATGAAGTTGTGGATATTTCACCCCTTTCTGGATTGGTAAACCTACAATGCTTGAAATTACATGACAATCAGATTTCAGATTTGACACCGCTTGTGGGATTGATAGGGCTACAGGAACTTCGTTTAGGGAGTAGTTTGATCTCGGATTTGACACCGCTGGCAAACTTACAAAACCTCAGAGTATTAAGTCTACAGGGCGAGCAGATTTCAGATGTTTCACCCCTTGCGGGATTGGTAGGGCTACAGGAACTTATTTTAGAGAATAACGCCATCTCAGATTTCACGCCCCTTGTGAGTCTAACGAATTTAAAAACCTTTGTTATCTATCCGAATCCGATTCCATTAGGGAACCAATTTATAGGTATAGACGCATCGCATCTTCAGGCAGCAGAAGAAAATTTTATCTGTGAACACCCAAGACCTTCCTATACAGTCCCTGTGGCGGAACGACTTAACAATCGCGACTATCCGTCTGTTTTTCTGACACATAAAAGGAGCAACTATGAAGAAGATCCGGATCCATTCAATCAGTTGGTCCACTACGATTTCTCTTTCATGTTCGAGCCGTTCCATCCACTTGTTCATCCACGTACCTTTAATTCTCCATTTGGTGGTGCGGTACGGACTGGATCGCATGAAACGATAGCACATCTCTCACACGTCCATAGGGAGGCGATCCGTGAAAATCCGAATATGATATTTATTGTTGAGATTCCATATTTCGATGGGCGTTTCTTCAACCTTCCTGAAGACTCGCCTTATTGGTTCCGAAATCCTGACGGTTCGATAGCGCGTCGTTTATGGAAAGTAGATCGTCTCGGTAACGAATATTGGGAACCCCTTCTCAATTTTACACATCCCGATGTTATCGAAATAATAATTCAACAAACTGTTGCGATTGCAAAGTGTGGACTCTATGATGGTATCTGGCTGGATCGCTGGAAGGAGTTGGAGGGCGATTTTCGTGGCGAACTCAGCCATCTCGTAACGAAAGAAGATGAACTGAATGCAAGGCTCCAAATACTTCAAGGGATCCGTGAGGCTGTCTCAGATGATTTTTTGATTATGGTCAATTCAAAGGCAGAACTTCCACAGTCTGCGCCGTATATCAATGGTGTTTTTATAGAAGCTGGTGCTCCAAAATCAATCTACACACATAAAGCTTTGTATCATTTTGAGAACATTATAAAGTGGTATGAATCGAACTTGCGAGAACCCGCCTTTACACTCTTGTGGGGGGCCGTTGACCATAAACCTCCAACAAGCCAACGCACGGTGCGTCAGTTTACAACGCTCAGCCTCACGCATTCAGATGGGTATGTCAACGTGAGTTCGGGTACTCCGGATGGTAGGAGTCTTTGGTATGATTTCTGGGATGCGCCTTTGGGTCGTCCGATCGGTGGCGACGAAACCAAAGCGCAGCTTTATGAGGATCGCGAGGGGTTGTTCATTCGCGAGTTCACTAACGGCTGGGCGGTGTATAATCGGTCTGGTAAGGAACAGGAGATAGAACTTCCACAGGCGGTTTCCAGCTGGTCAAGCGGTGTGGAGCATCAACGTCGGCATACTTTGGCAGATTTGGATGGTGAGATTTATTTGAAGGCGGAACTCCTTCCTACGGTGGATGTCAATCGTGATGGTATTGTGAATATACAAGACTTAGTTATTGTCGCGAATGCCCTTGGGGAAGCGGAACCGGATCTGAATGGTGATGGTGTTGTGAATATACAGGATTTGGTGATTGTCGCGAATGCGTTTTGAAAACCGCTTGTGCTAATTGTTTGACAGAGGCATTATGTAGCATAGGAGACCGTTAGTCTCCTGTGCCATAAGACGCACAATCTCACAAATGATGCTACAAAATCAACGATAGGGCACATCTTTAAGGAACCCAAGCCAATTAACTGAGGGTGTTTCATTGTCTGAAAACCCTTCATTGCAAGCAAATTTCATCCTCAATCTTTCCCATCATCAATATTTTCGTGCTTGCCCTCATTTCGTCCTCACCTCGTTCTCATCTCATTCTCATTACGCAACATTTAATCGGATGCAAATAAGAACGTCTGTAGCGTTGTGTGCTAACACTTCCGGACTTTACATAATTGACGGTTTATCACGTCCTGAAACCTAACCTTCCTTCCGGATAACCGTTAAAAAATAGAAATTTTCATTTTTTTTCAGATTATGCACGTTTTCCCTACCCAAATTACGTCTTTAGAAATCAAGCGATAAAACAATCGTTTTGTTTACTGATTTTCGTTTATAGCAAAATCCGAAAATAAGTTTACACTTGTCCCATAGAAAACTGTTGGTTTCCTGTGCCATTTCATAGAGGTTATTATAAATATGTTTCTGAAAACAAACGCCCTCATCACCAAACGATCCAAACTTCTGCTTGGGGTCTTTATATTTTTCAATATGTGTGTGTTTAGATTTGCTTCAGGACCTGTCGAAGCTGTTAGTGGTGGTTTAGTTGCTGTCGGCATATTGGTACTCATGATTATGGAGTCCAAGATCGGTATGATTGTCGTAGGGTCGCTGATAGTCGGTAGCGGATCATTTCTGTTCGGACACATGCTCGGAAGACTTTTAGGATGAAGAAAACAACTCTAACCATTCTCATTATTGTTTCTCTAATCGGATTTATTGCTGGATACCTCACAGCTGTACTGCCCTGTGATCATTGCAAAATTGTGGTTTTGAAGGTAGGAAGGCAGCGGGTTTGGGTGGAAAGATTTGAGAACGCGGACAATCATGTGTGTTGGTTACAGTTTATAGTAAAACCTAAAAATAAAGAGACACTTTACCTCCCCCCGGTAGGGTTTTTGATAGGGTGTTTCTTCGCGGTTTCCTAACCGAACCGGTGTGGAGTGTCCTGTTAATTCTAAACTTTACTATAAAATGTGTTATACTTCATGATTACGACAAGCATCAATCTTTCCGAAGAGAGACAACCATAAATAATTTTCATTTTTTTCAGATTATGCACGTTTTCCGCATCAAAATTACGTCTTTAGAAATCAAGCGATAAAACAATCGCTTTGTTTACTGATTTTCGTTTAAGGTTTTAAAGGCTTAACATTACGGTTGTATGCAGAGGAGAAAAAGATGTCAAAAACTTTTAACTCGGAAACTTTTCAAAAAACGTTTGACGCGTATGTCCGAAAGTGGCATATATCGGAAGCAGTTTTATTGATTGTGGCTTTCCTGCCTTTCTTGGCGTACGGCATAGTGAAATGTTTGGAATTTTCCAAAATAGAAATTACACCATTTCTAAATGCCTGGCATTCATGGGTACCTATCTTGGGTGACATAACTTTTGGGGCAGTAGCATCTGGTCTTATCTCTTTTGGATCAATCTCTTTTGGAGCGATCTCCTTTGGAGCGATCTCTTTTGGACTTGTTTCGATTGGTGCTATTTCCTTTGGTTGCATAGCTATTGGCAGTTCATCTTGCGGAATCATCTCGATCGGTGTAACATCCGCGGGCGTTTTTGCTTTTGGAAATGCCTCCGCTGCTGGACTTATCGCCATTTCTACAGGTTCAACCGGGGTAACGCCCCGGGTTGGTGGCACTGCTTTTGGGATTATAGCGATCGGTCGGCATGCAAACGGCGTATACACGCTTTCCTATGACAGAAAAGGCAACGGTGTTTATCAGTTTTCACCGGAACGTCAAGATATAGAGGCTGTTGCACTGTTTACTCGCTGTCTCCGAAAGTTTAAGAAGGTGTATGCATAACCGCCTTAAACTGACATGCGGAACAACCGTTCAAGGTTTTTGAAGACCTAACACTTGGAGGTAATTAAAGATGATCAGCAGAATTAAACACGCCATCGTGGTATTATTTGTCCTTGGTAATTTTTCTCTCGCTTTCGCTGCGCCGCCTGAGGTGACACGCTTTACCTTAAGTAACGGCATTAAGGTCGTCAATCTCTACGTTGAGGATTCCACGGATGTCGGAATTTTCAGTTATTTGCCCCTCGGACTTGTTGCTGATGGTAAGGCAAAAACACAGTGGAGCCATCTCATTGAGCATCTGGTATTACGCACCACGGGACCCATTAGCAATTATATGGAACGTAATGGGCAAACAACGTACCATGGAATGCATCTGGACTTTATGGGCACAACGGACAATTGGGAGCAAGGTTTAGAATTGCAAACCAAATGGCTGTCCAATTCTCCACTTTCAGAAACGGATTTAGTTGAAGAATTACCCAGAGCCTTAAGTGAACTCGACTTTGTTACCAATAATCTGCATACCGGGCTCTTCGCTATGGCAGCGTGGAACCAAGTTTTTCGGCATGGCGAAACCGATATAGCGATGCGCGGTGCGATTGAATCCGCCGAGTTGAATGAGCTACAAGCATACAGAAACCGCCACTTGGTCCACGCAGATCGCGTGCTTTTATGTGTCATCGGTGGGATTGCATCCGAAACATTGCAAACAGCAATGGAAGAACAACTCGGGCAAATTAAATTAACTGCTAACACGCTTCCGAGTGCAACAACACCAGCAGCGGAAAACAATCGGCGTGCTACTTGGGACGTGAACGTAACGCATTATATGGAAACTTATGCAATTCCGAACGCAACACATGAACACTACCCTGCGTTTTTTGTAG
Protein-coding sequences here:
- a CDS encoding leucine-rich repeat domain-containing protein, translating into MTIKEKMCKSLWFQLFLASVVGILFYNASVHTEDAEDWMPDPALREAVREKLRIPDGIPIHPADMAALTVLLAERDIQSLKGLEYAINLEFLHISRCEVSELTPLAGLENLQVLKLYNNRITDITPLSGLVNLQHLGLQNNQISDITPLSGLVNLRHLKIHGNQISDISPLAGLVNLQELEVGHNQVVDVSPLAGLIGLRHLNLEHNLISDLTPLVPLTNLEILLIFGNPIPLGNQVTVEVPHLKAAVAGAICEIPVPSYTTPVTERINTRNYPSAFLSHKRAGDPEQYPSTFDQFIRYDFSFRSEPFHPLTNLHTFNSPFGGAVRGGDLGAMAKLPEIHRDAIRENPNMIFIVEIAYFDGRFLNLPDDSPYWFRNPDGSIAVREWYIDESGNLDGERLVNFTHPDVIEIIIQRTIAIAKCGLYDGIWLDRWHPDFGGELSHLVSPEAERNARLQILQGIRANVREDFLIIINSRREFPHFAPYINGVFIEAHEPNPIYTYKDLYRFENLIEWYESNLREPAFTLLWGQAAHKPPRSQRVMRLFTTLSLTHSNGYVSLSAEPHPLVTYYYDFWDADLGRPVGGDETKAQLYENREGLFIREFTNGWAVYNRSGAAQEIELPQAVSGWSSGVKDKRRHTLADLDGEIYLKVGTPLTVDVNNDGVVNIQDLVIVANALGETEPDLNGDGIVNIQDLVIVANAF
- a CDS encoding leucine-rich repeat domain-containing protein; translation: MTMRKIYRPSLWFQLCLASVVGILVYNAFTYAEDAEDWMPDPHLQHAIREALEIPDGIPIHPADIAELSHLHLITEHNIQRLKGLEHAVNLRDLIIDRSEVSDLAPLAGLENLQALRLNYNRITDISPLSGLVNLQRLQLHNNQIVDISPLAGLIGLRDLRMKSNEVVDISPLSGLVNLQCLKLHDNQISDLTPLVGLIGLQELRLGSSLISDLTPLANLQNLRVLSLQGEQISDVSPLAGLVGLQELILENNAISDFTPLVSLTNLKTFVIYPNPIPLGNQFIGIDASHLQAAEENFICEHPRPSYTVPVAERLNNRDYPSVFLTHKRSNYEEDPDPFNQLVHYDFSFMFEPFHPLVHPRTFNSPFGGAVRTGSHETIAHLSHVHREAIRENPNMIFIVEIPYFDGRFFNLPEDSPYWFRNPDGSIARRLWKVDRLGNEYWEPLLNFTHPDVIEIIIQQTVAIAKCGLYDGIWLDRWKELEGDFRGELSHLVTKEDELNARLQILQGIREAVSDDFLIMVNSKAELPQSAPYINGVFIEAGAPKSIYTHKALYHFENIIKWYESNLREPAFTLLWGAVDHKPPTSQRTVRQFTTLSLTHSDGYVNVSSGTPDGRSLWYDFWDAPLGRPIGGDETKAQLYEDREGLFIREFTNGWAVYNRSGKEQEIELPQAVSSWSSGVEHQRRHTLADLDGEIYLKAELLPTVDVNRDGIVNIQDLVIVANALGEAEPDLNGDGVVNIQDLVIVANAF
- a CDS encoding insulinase family protein yields the protein MISRIKHAIVVLFVLGNFSLAFAAPPEVTRFTLSNGIKVVNLYVEDSTDVGIFSYLPLGLVADGKAKTQWSHLIEHLVLRTTGPISNYMERNGQTTYHGMHLDFMGTTDNWEQGLELQTKWLSNSPLSETDLVEELPRALSELDFVTNNLHTGLFAMAAWNQVFRHGETDIAMRGAIESAELNELQAYRNRHLVHADRVLLCVIGGIASETLQTAMEEQLGQIKLTANTLPSATTPAAENNRRATWDVNVTHYMETYAIPNATHEHYPAFFVANVLLNQSLMMDSELKQLTGSIFCGVDLITPEQTYLFVTAALKPDSDIEKVQQRIGQLINPLKQPENNWQVAMMAPALSQQFSAPMDIEMVMQQHKPAGMTETMMLGNLGLQWGLLEYQHGDALPTFANALANVSADDVADVVNRYLTEDARMTLVLTPRASE